GCGGGTGTTCGTTGTAGCTCTTCGTTTGACCCAGCCTCTTCTCCGCCGCTGGCTCCGCCTTCTTCTCGGGGAGGGGAGAGATCGCCCGGGAGTCTACGGAAGCTCTGCGGTTGGGCGTGGCCGGGGGCGGGACATCGCCGTAGCTCTTGCTCTCCGGTTGCTCCGGGTAGGTGTCGGTTGGATCCAGCAGATTGTTCATACTGCTGCTTCTCAGGGAACCAGCGCTGAGGGAACACACAGGATTCATGTGACAGGGAACAGTGTGAGAAATGCTACCGACGGAGATTTGTTTCAGACAAATAAAATCTCCTGAATAAAATTGATGTGATTCTCACCTTGTCGCTAAAGTGTCGGAGAAATCTTCAACGGGCGCCACATAGGCAGCAGGAAACCAGCCCTGACTGGAGGAGACAGCACAGAATGAAATCCTTTATCAACCATTACACTATTTCCTGCTCTAAATAATCAAACTTGTGTTTTATTCTACATTTCTCTtgtcaaataaaaacctgcaaACAACACTTGACATTTATTTCATGGTTGCAAGTGGTAAATAGTAAGTTTTGCAGCCTTATTGGACAAAATGACACTTAGAtccatgtgttgtgttgtgaagctGATCAATACCAACGACTCCACTATAACAAAACGCCCTTTAGCCGTTTCTCTACTTTACGAGACTGTTAACCTGTCACTATATcaataattaatacatttctcTCGTCAATAATAAAGACTACAAAAGAAAGTTGTTCCTCAGTGACAATAACAGCAGTCTGATGCGATTTCCTGCGGCTGCTGTGGCCAGAGAACATTCAATGCCAAAGTAAAAATCAGAAATGGGACTCTTCTGTTTCCCTCTACCCACCGCAGGCTGCTGTCGGTGCGTCCGTACAACCAGCCGTTACGTGGCTCCTGCACCAGGACGGTGACGGCCTCCCCTCGGTTGAAAGGCAGGAGCTTGGGGTTGGACGAGGACGGGTGAGACACCAGGGCTCTCATGGATCTGCCTCCCCCGAGACCCAGAGACTCACCCACTGAGCTGGAGCGGGAGCGGCTGGGCAGAGGTGACggtgctggaggtggaggaggaagaggaaagagatgtttattctttcatttatgATCTGACAATGTACAGGTACTGTACTGTGATTAGTAGTGAATACCTCCCACCTCTAGAGGGCACTCTGCCCAGCGCCTGTTGCTCCCTCCTGGCCCACGACATGTCTTCATCTCTGGCAACagtctgcagcagggagctcaCTGAGCCTCGGAGCTGGAGACGCATCAGACACACGTAAACTAACTTGAGAAAACTTTATTAGCACCATAGAcggtgaataaagatggacgcttCTCAACTTCCTCCCATTATCTAGAAATGAAGCCCAGATACGGGTTCCGCCATCTTTCGATGTTACATATTTGATTAAAAccagaaacatgaacattatAAGAATGACCTAAAATGAGAGGAACAATCTTTGAGAACAAATGTATTTGCCATGTATTTCAACCTTGTGTTAGTTTGGTGCATGTCCAATtcaataacatggaggaggcagggtttgtgacctatactgtagccagccaccaggaggtgaTCAAGAGCCACAACGTTGtctatctttatttaaagtctataATAGTAAAAGACGACTTCTTAACAAGCCAATAATAAATTCCTCTGATAAAGTCTGAATATAAATATCTGTTCTCCCTTGTGCAGATAATAAAAATGCCCTTGTTCCTGTTTGACAGTGTACTGTACCTTAAGATATAACTGGCTGTGCAGATTTCTGAAGCACACGCTGGTGCAGTAGAGCTTCTTCCATCCACCTCTTCAGTGTATTGAACATAATTTGCTTAACTATGATGTCCCTGTGGAAAAGAAGAACTGACTAAAGCAGATAATATGTTGGTACCTGTGCCTCTTGTTCTACGTGTGTGGGCGTGCGAGGTCTGGACCCTCTGGTCTCGTTCACTTTCTCCTTCCAGCCGTCGGCCTTTTGCTGAAGAGATCCACCGGTCTGCAAACacacgagagaggagagaagatcaCTGAGTCTCAGCCTCATGAGACAGAAACTCACTCAACAGCAACGCTTCAGTAGATAAGACAGTTTCAGATAATCAACCTATTAACATGACATCGCATGAGGAGAATATACAAAATGCTGAACAGCCCAATGAGACAATGACATCAGCATCGGTTGAGCTTCACCTTCACATGGCAGCGATCTGTGGTGTCGTATAGATATAGTTATGAAAATCACAGAATCCaccatgtacagtatgtaaagTCAAGTCAAtggaaatatgaatattcacATCATATGTTAGAGCAGCTGCTGAGGTCAAGTCTCCTTTTTCATGAGAACGTATTAAATGAGGAGATATTTTAGTGCATTTCATCAAATTCTTGTTTATGAGTTTGAGTTaacatttgtttactttttgattaaagctgttttttaaaatatgcaaatgtccGTACAATTTGATCTGGACTTTCTGGAATTTGcctttcacatttgaaaatgCTTTTCATTCAGAGCCACTGTGTTCAGGCAAGGGAAGAACATCACGTATAAATTCAGCTGCAGAGATCTTGTGTTTTGTTGACACCTGCGTCAGAACGAATCACCAAAAACACTCAAATCTCATTGACTTCCCTTCCCAGAGTTGGCTCTGtgctgctggtttccctgtGTGAGTCTGCGTTGACCATGTGGTTGTTGTGTGCTGTGTATTCATGAACCTTGTTTATGAGGAAGAGAAGCGACTGAGTGAGGCCACAGTGTTTCTCTGCCAGGAAGCGatacctcctctcctcctccttcaggatCTCCTGCTGGCTCTGCCTCAGGTACACCATGTACTCGCTGTTctcctaaaacacacacaatatgaagCACAAATGaacaatggtgtgtgtgtgtgtgtgtttgtgtgtgtgtgtgaatgtgtgtgtgtgtgtgtgtgtgtgtgtgtgtgtaccagagAGTCCCTGAAAGCTCCTCGTCTGAGCTGCTTCTCCAGCGCCTCGGCCTGGTTCCTCACCTCCAGCTCGTACACTCTGCGACttccctgcagcacaggaaGCAGATCAATTCAACAAGAGTCTGACCTGGTGACGATACGTTTTCCTGAATCTGTGGACACTTTGTTTGtccacacacagtttgtgtttaacttGTGGACTTGTGTTCCTTCCCGGTTTGGGGAAGAACTGCACAATCACAGACCTGTTTTCTCTAGTACAATTTAAAGTTAGTTTTCAGGAGTGGTCATAATAGATTTTCAAGAAATCTTAATccaacatttgcatttaaatcGTGAACACAATCCGATACGTTGAGCCACACAGACACGTCATAACCATCGTTATCCAATCAGTAACTTCACTTTGAAACTCTTTTAATGTTGGTGAATGATGTAAAATACAACAGCTGCCAAATTGTTGACGTGaaggataatttaaaaacaggttCCTTTTCCTCTAAACTTACGTTGATGTATTCCTCGTCCAGCTTCACATTCTTCTCCATGGCTTGCAGCACCTCCACCTGGAACCATCGGAACTGAAGCAAGGAGAAAAACAGTGCCGCTGTGATGTAACTGAGGTCAAATGGAAACTTGACATTATGGGCtggattgttttatttaaatcaatctATATGCAAATGTTGCCGGGTCCTCAGTTGCTAATTGGCATCGCTACAGCCACTGCAACCAGGCACCAGGGTCTGAACGGCTCAATGGATTTTAATCAGGCAGTGAATTAACCTCAGGGTCATCTCAGGGTCAAAGGCTAACAAGTGCAATTCCCAGAATGCAGATCTGTTCTTTAATTAATTGGGTTACAGTTTTTTCATGGACAATGTATCTCAGCTTTCTCCCAGAAAGATGAAGCCTAAATCTCCTTGATGTAAACGTGTTGTAATCCAAGTCTCAGGTATTAATTACAAAGTTTCACATGGTTTTGTGGCATCAAATTACAAATTGATTCCAAACCTAATGggaaaacatgtgtgtgtctgtccatgcAATTcgaattaattattataattgtatGCATGGAAATATCATAATTAACAGAAGACTTGTACTGACCACACCCTCCATCTCTGCAGTGAGTCTCCGCTGTGTGTCTGAAATCTGGACCAGGACGTCCCCTGTTTGAGACAAAACtagatttacacacacattaaattccttcagtttaaaaaataacagATGTGTGAATATTTCACGTGATAATATTCGTTCGATTGAGTTTTTAATGGAATTTTTTCACCTGAAAATGTTGTTGCATGTACAACAAAATGGTAAAACTCTctcattttgtttaatttgtgtccATTAGAAATAAAGGAACAATATTTGAGTTGTGCAGCAGTTTGATAAACGACTTTAACACAATTCAAGCCAAATAGACTCTTGTGTAAATGGTGGAAAGTTGGTCCGGCTCTTTGTACGACTGGTGCCTCTGGTCTGGTCTATGGTGATGGACTCTGGTTGAACTAATGAATTGGGTGCAGCTGAAAGACGGCCCCCCATCTATAATTCAGGGGCCGTCACTCAATAGGACCCCAGGTCACGCTGTGGCTCCCTGACCTTCTCAGTTAGCCGCCCGAGCAGAACCTCTCGCACTAATGCATGAGC
The sequence above is a segment of the Limanda limanda chromosome 2, fLimLim1.1, whole genome shotgun sequence genome. Coding sequences within it:
- the baiap2l2b gene encoding brain-specific angiogenesis inhibitor 1-associated protein 2-like protein 2, with translation MSGASSDQLHRSTLTVYTNLMEHFNPGLQKLVALGNSYIKAFQALAVCSEAYFSAVAKMGDQALHTLSSRSLGDVLVQISDTQRRLTAEMEGVFRWFQVEVLQAMEKNVKLDEEYINGSRRVYELEVRNQAEALEKQLRRGAFRDSLENSEYMVYLRQSQQEILKEEERRYRFLAEKHCGLTQSLLFLINKTGGSLQQKADGWKEKVNETRGSRPRTPTHVEQEAQLRGSVSSLLQTVARDEDMSWARREQQALGRVPSRAPSPLPSRSRSSSVGESLGLGGGRSMRALVSHPSSSNPKLLPFNRGEAVTVLVQEPRNGWLYGRTDSSLRQGWFPAAYVAPVEDFSDTLATSAGSLRSSSMNNLLDPTDTYPEQPESKSYGDVPPPATPNRRASVDSRAISPLPEKKAEPAAEKRLGQTKSYNEHPPPQPPPSQNLRRSSVDFHPISPLPERRSESDVQGLSPQGPDNPLFPRGTNPFATVKLRPTTTNDRSSPRMH